The proteins below come from a single Ictalurus furcatus strain D&B chromosome 27, Billie_1.0, whole genome shotgun sequence genomic window:
- the LOC128602626 gene encoding salivary glue protein Sgs-3-like, with translation MFELTTFSTQRLSTQRLSTQIFITQRPSTQRPSTQRLSTQRLSTQRLSTQRPSTQRLSTQRRSTQRRSTERLSTQIFITQRLSTERLSTERLSTERLSTERLSTQIFITQRLSTQIFITQRLSTQIFITQRLSTQIFITQRLSTQRPSTQRLITQRLITQRLSTQRLSTEIFITQRLSTQRLSTQRFITQRLSTERLSTQRFITQRLSTQRFIYIIISQ, from the coding sequence ATGTTTGAACTAACAACCTTCAGCACACAGAGACTCAGCACACAGCGACTCAGCACACAGATATTCATCACACAGCGACCCAGCACACAGCGACCCAGCACACAGAGACTCAGCACACAGCGACTCAGCACCCAGCGACTCAGCACACAGCGACCCAGCACACAGAGACTCAGCACACAGCGACGCAGCACACAGCGACGCAGCACAGAGAGACTCAGCACACAGATATTCATCACACAGAGACTCAGCACAGAGAGACTCAGCACAGAGAGACTCAGCACAGAGAGACTCAGCACAGAGAGACTCAGCACACAGATATTCATCACACAGAGACTCAGCACACAGATATTCATCACACAGAGACTCAGCACACAGATATTCATCACACAGAGACTCAGCACACAGATATTCATCACACAGAGACTCAGCACACAGCGACCCAGCACACAGCGACTCATCACACAGCGACTCATCACACAGCGACTCAGCACACAGAGACTCAGCACAGAGATATTCATCACACAGAGACTCAGCACACAGAGACTCAGCACACAGAGATTCATCACACAGCGACTCAGCACAGAGAGACTCAGCACACAGAGATTCATCACACAGAGACTCAGCACACAGAGATTCATTTACATAATAATCTCTCAGTAA